From one Equus asinus isolate D_3611 breed Donkey chromosome 5, EquAss-T2T_v2, whole genome shotgun sequence genomic stretch:
- the FCN3 gene encoding LOW QUALITY PROTEIN: ficolin-3 (The sequence of the model RefSeq protein was modified relative to this genomic sequence to represent the inferred CDS: inserted 2 bases in 1 codon) codes for MRGSLVSCPPTSLAPYKRASSIRGTSKMGLLWTPLSLLLLLLGKPACMRTQDHPSCPEPRELETSKVVLLSSCPGAPGSPGEKGAPGPQGPPGPPGKMGPKGEPGNPANLLRCQEGPRSCQELLSQGATLSGWYHLCLPEGKALXFCDMDTEGGGWLVFQWRQDGSVDFFRSWSSYKAGFGSQESEFWLGNENLHQLTLQGTWELRVELEDLNGNRTFASYESFRLLGDTDHYQLVLGKFLKGTAGDSLSFHSGKPFTTHDADHDTSRGNCAVIVHGAWWYGSCYQSNLNGRYATSQATAHKYGIDWASGLGVGHPYRRVRMMLR; via the exons ATGAGAGGAAGTCTTGTATCATGTCCTCCTACCAGCCTGGCCCCTTATAAACGGGCATCCTCTATCAGGGGTACCAGCAAGATGGGCCTACTGTGGACCCCACTCTCCCTTTTGCTCCTCTTGCTTGGGAAGCCTGCCTGCATGAGGACCCAGGACCACCCCAGCTGTCCAG AACCCAGGGAACTGGAAACCAGCAAGGTTGTCCTCCTGTCCAGCTGTCCTGGAGCCCCAGGAAGTCCTGGGGAGAAAGGAGCTCCAGGTCCTCAAG GGCCACCTGGACCACCGGGCAAGATGGGCCCCAAGGGTGAGCCTG GAAATCCAGCGAACCTGCTCCGATGCCAGGAGG GCCCCAGGAGCTGCCAGGAGCTGCTGAGCCAGGGCGCCACCTTGAGTGGTTGGTACCACCTGTGTCTACCTGAGGGCAAAGCCCT CTTTTGTGACATGGACACTGAAGGAGGTGGCTGGCTG GTGTTCCAGTGGCGACAGGATGGTTCTGTGGATTTCTTCCGCTCTTGGTCCTCCTACAAAGCAGGTTTTGGGAGCCAGGAGTCCGAATTCTGGCTGGGGAATGAGAATTTGCACCAGCTTACCCTCCAGG gTACCTGGGAGCTGCGGGTGGAGCTGGAGGACTTGAATGGCAACCGCACCTTTGCCAGCTATGAGTCCTTCCGCCTCCTTGGGGACACAGATCACTACCAGCTGGTTCTGGGCAAGTTCTTAAAGGGCACTGCAG GGGACTCCCTGAGCTTCCACAGCGGGAAGCCCTTTACCACCCACGACGCTGACCATGATACAAGTAGGGGCAACTGCGCGGTGATTGTCCACGGCGCCTGGTGGTACGGATCCTGCTATCAATCCAATCTCAACGGGCGCTATGCGACGTCCCAGGCCACTGCCCACAAGTATGGCATCGACTGGGCCTCAGGCCTGGGCGTGGGCCACCCTTACCGCAGGGTTCGCATGATGCTTCGCTAG